CATGGCAGGTGTCGTCTCATGGTCACCACATGCTTCAGGGCTATGCTCAGGAGTGACAGCCTCAAAACTTCCCCCATCAGAATCACTTCCTTCGCCTTCATCTTTCAGCATGCTAGGCATACAAAATCCTGGAAGCTGAAAGCTTGAATTGCTGCAGCAGCAAtgcaagaaagagagagaaaaaaattaATATCCGTAAACGTGTACCACAATCTACAATCACACAAAACAATGCAGACACAATAACATCCAAGTAATACAAACCTTCCATATTCATCAACAAGCATCCCCTCCATTTCTCTAAGAGGATCGTCCAAAGACCTCTCTGTTCTCATTGAGCGCCTAGAGAATGGACCTGATGTAGAACCAGGACCATGATAATCCAGTTCTCGCATATGGCGACGAATTACTGATTCAGGAAGAATCTTTCTTTCCAACCAAAGCCTCAGAACCTATAGCAAAGACAGAAATTAGACCAGAATTAAAACCATATAACTTTGAAGTACACTACATGTGACCAAAGCCAAGGATGAAGCAAAAGACGATTTGATATCTTAAATCAGTAGTCAAAGggggcaaaaaaaaaaagaaccctTCTCTTGCCTTAAGACACTGCCTTCGGTTTTCATACGCAGAATTTCCAGGGGGAGCAGCAGCTACTAATAAACGTGGAAGCATTGCTTGAAATGCAGAAGGGTACAAGCCACCAACATCACCTATTCTCACATCCCATGCACAATACAAATTAACCTAAATAAGTTTTATATCTTGTAAAGATAATCATAATCTAATATTCAAGAGAGCAAATAAAATACCTTTCATGCCTCGGGAACACTGTGCAATAGAATCCACAAGGAAGAACAAGTCTACCCTTCGATGTAAGCTTGACTCAGTTTCCAAACAACGTGCAAGAATGTCAACAACCTGATTCATAAAATTCAGACATCATGAAATGTCACGGTAAATGTGTTATAAGCCTCTACTATTTATAAACATCAGCCCTCAATGTCTACAAGGTCATTGTTGTTGGGTATATCTTGAattaaacataaagaaaacaGCAGGACTAGAACATTTTTGTACCTTGGAAGAGACACCAAGTTTAGCACAGTCAATAGCTACCCGTGTTGCTCGACCGATGCTCTCCTTTGTTCGTGTCAGTGTTCCAAGCATTGCCTCAAAGGATGACAGAGCAGCATTTGACTCAGCATGCTTTCCAACAGATTTTGGTCTCTGAGTCACCATCGAGTCATATTTTTCTTCTCCGTCAACTACTGGAGGATGCAAAGTTATTTTATGGTGTAAATGTACATCAGGACCACAACTGCTATTATTTTGAAGAAAACTACTATGATCTGATATGGATACATGGCCAAATGGAGCATTGGGTGGAGATGCCTGGGGAAGAGAATCACCCCCATCTGTTAGAGATGGACTTAAATTGTTGACTAAGCCATCATCTAAATCATTGTTTGGAAATGGCAAAGAGCTCGAGTCTTTTGGCTTATGTTCGTGTAAAGCATCCATTACAACCTCAGACCTAATTTAAAAAAAGCAGGAAAGAGTTTCAATAATAATTGTTGTGACATAATGCTGGATTAGAATGGAGATAAATAAAACAGGAAAAGAGAAACGTTAAGAATTTTTATCACATGATAGTAAAAAAACTAGATATTACATTAAACATCTGTGATAAATAAAATATACCACATAAAGCTAGACGGAAAATAGAGAGTAGTAATAAATACTTTCTAGGAAGGGTAAATAGAAATGCTAATAATTCTGGaaacaaaaaatattaattaaccgAAAAAAGCTAAATACTTAAAGAAAGGAAATGAGAAAAAGCTAAATACTTGTGAAAAGGAACATAAATGCATAAAATATATACTAAACCTCAAATATATAAATACTGGAAAAATAACAGAAAAGCAAAGCCTTGTGAAACAGGATTTATACATTCATAAGCTTACATGTCATTTTCTTCTCTGTTGTCATCAGGTGGAGGCTCCGTCGATCTGTTATTCTCATCACTGATGCTCTCTGTATTTAATTGTAGTACACCAACACAACTTTGAGGTGAAATTTCACCAATACCGTCATGAGTACCTGAATTGGGATCCATGTTCATTGCAGTAGGTTCGCAAACATCATATTCATTTTGTGACTTCTCTGATTTATAATCAATTGATTCAATACTTTTGGTATCACATTTTTTCTCAGGAAGCAACAGCTCCTCTTCTGATCCTTGAACAGATCTGACATCAGATTCCTTTCTGTCAGGACTAGACAACAAAAGCCTTGAACTTTGAGTTTGAACTGGAGTCGCAGCAGCCTCACCACCATCAGATCCATCACAAGTATTGTTTCCATCAGCATGGTTCCCAGAATTCAGAAAACTTTCTTCGCCAGATTTACTATTTTGAATAACAGAACTCTCAACTCTTCGATTATTTAAGTCCATTTCCAGAGATAATTCAGTATTTTTGCCTGAGCTAGGGTTAAAGGTAGTGTCTAGTCCGGAATCGTCAACCTCTTGAGCATTACAACCAATGGAGTCCACATTCGGCAGTACCATGTCATTTACTGTTTTGCTTTCTATAGTCATATCAGGAGACGTACTCGTCAAAGAATTAAAATTTCCATTAGGAAGGATATTCATGTCCATTGAAGCATCCTTACATGATTGAACTTCCTCGGCAGCATTAGCAGACATGGCTTCCAGAGCACGGTGTAGGCGTTTAGATGGCGGCAAAGCTGATTCACCATCAACCGAGCAGCCAAATGATTGGTCTTTGTTAGCTTTCCATGTATGAGGCTTACTTCCACAAAACTGAGAACAATTATGTGAAGGTGATGCAACAGATGCTGCACTTGTCATTAGTGAGTCCCTCTCAATGGGATCATCACAATTCATAGATTTTCCAATTGCTCCTACTATTTGGACAACAGCATCTTTCTGGGTGTTCTCCTCCGAGGTTGAAAGGCTATTAGGCTCTTTCAAGGAAGATGGTTCACCCATCCGAACCCTTGCTCGTTTTACCAGCGGCAAGTGCTCGTCTCCATCTTCCTTGGGACAGCTTCCATTCATCTTCTCACAAACACTGTGTGAGCTTTCACTAGTACTTTGTACACCAGCCTCCTTATCTACTGTAATGGTAGGTTCTAATGCATCATTACTCACCCGTTTTCTGCTtggtttccttttcttttttactACAACGGCCTTTATTTGGAGATCAAACCCTTTGGTTAACTCAACATCACCCTCCAAGCACCCAACAAGTGTCCCTGAGTGTTCAATTTTACAACCAGAATCAATAGTACTGCCTTCATTGAAACTAAAGGTGTCAGACTCAACTGTGACAATTTCAGAACCATTATCTTCAATGCTACCACTTGACACAAAAGTAGATAAATCAACATCATCACATTCAGAGGCATCAGCTGATTTTCTCCTTTGTTTATTTCTTCTTAGCAACCCTTCGCGAACAACAGAAGCTGATATGTTCCCAGCAATTTTGCTATTATCATTACATTGCACAATAGAACCACGCAACTTACGGGACTCCAGCCTTGATGACGTTCTGGACCTTCTAACTATAGGTTCTCTCTGCAAAACACCACTTTGTAAAGATAAATCTTTAGATCTTTTCCTCGAAGAATTTATGGTGCGCAAAGGTGTTTCTGTAACTGTAGCAGTATCGGTAGGTTCTTCTTTCTCACACACAGCATCTACAGGTGCAGTAGCAGAAGTATCCTCAACTGGAAGGCTTGGATCATTTCCATCAGCAATACAAGATGAAGAATTAAACCTCGAATCAAGAGTTGCTTCAGGAGCTTCATGATGATCTTTTGACCCAAGAATTGCTGATGAGTCAACCGAGTTCCCACCATTCATATGAGTAACTCCTTCAGAGTTGAAATCATCAGATTGGTCCTGATTCTTCAACTTTTCATAACTATCAATAATCTCCTGCACTGCACGAACAAAATCAGCACCCTTACCATGACGTTTGACCAAAAGAGTTTGTTTCTTCTCCTCGGTAAATGCCTCCACATCAGCAGGGTTGCAGAATGCTCTACATAACAGATACATtttaaaataactcaaaaataacTCCTTGCCGGACTTAAAAATAACTTTTAACAAGTAGGTCAGTTAAAATCAAAACCAACTAGGCAAAATCAAAGCATAACAGTGAATGCCCAACCAAGAGGAGATATAAAGATTATTGCATAACAATGTAGAATTTTGTTTCAAAAAATCGAAAATGAACAAAGATTTCTTCAATCTTTTCTTAAATCCCACAAATTTACCAAACTCATTTTGTGAACTAGTGACTGAGAAGTGTATACATCATTTGCTTGAAAAGAAATAACTGTATCTGTAATTTTGAAAAAGAGGTGTTGGACGTGTCTTTGCTGTGGGAAAAATTAAGTTGCTAGCTTCTATTTGGGCTTCAATGGTGGAAAAGGTATTTAGGTATTTCCCCTTTCTGTAAGTACTCTATGCTGGAAAATACTGTCTGGCAGTGTATTTCTATTTGTTCCTCCTCTTTGCTTTAGTTTGTACTTATGCTTGAGTTGAAGATGAATTGTCCTCTTGATTGTAATTTCCTTTCttgataattaatttaagtttttaTTTCGTATTTTTAAAAAGTTTGATAGTAGGTCTTCCCCGTATTACTGCCTAGGTTCCCCAAAACAAAACTAACTGCAGCTAAATTAGGAGCAACCATGTCTAACTACTCAATATAACCTTGATTGTAAAACTTCACTGAGAAGTTTTACAGTACACATTAATAAATTCCAACACAGTACCAACAAAGAAACATGTTTTGATATTAACCTAAAGAAATGTTCTTCTCTAGAATCGAACTAAGATGATAAGGTTTTATAGAAAATAAAGAAGACAATACAACAGTTCTGAGATGATGTATCAACATCTCTTTAAACACCAGATGTAGGATGAAAGAAACAAATAAATACCATGAACTCAGatgattataaataaataaataaataactagtCTTAGCTTGCTCCTACAACCAACCAATGGATAAAATTTGGTATACACCAGGTAAACAAAGGCTTCTCACCATAATACTTAAATATTGAAAATCACCAACATCAAAAGGCAGTGTCTAAAATATGAATCAAGACAcaatttataacaaaaataaataaataaagttactCGTAATCCACACCTAAATTTTCGAATTCAAAATCCCTCAATATGCAAAAAAACTCCTCCACAAAAGAAGACATCATCTCCAAGCAAGAgttaaaaaaatatgatataGAGTTGTAGCAATTTTACTTACCATTTTAGTCAAGAATAAAAGTCCAATACAAGCATACTAATGTGTTTCCAGCCAGTCATTGTTGCTAGGGCCTACGGAAATTTCGTGGAAGTTCACGGAACTATACATAAAACTAGCAAGTTCATGGAAGTTCATATCTTCATGTTATAGTGAGTTCCATAAAGTTGGAAATAGAAGCAGCCCAAGTTGTAGGGGTGTGGTGTGTGGAAATGGGCCGTTGGAAATCAGTTTTCCTAATTAGTTGGAATATATTCTTTAAAAGATAGGGTTATTTGAATCAATATGGATTAGCAAGAAGCAATCAAGAAGAACGAATATCCAATGTTCACGCATAGAAGATAGAAGATAGAAGAGAGTAGTTGTTAAACACTCCAGTCCGGTTTTGTATAAATTATGTTATCTAAAATGATGTTTGATTAACCATGTAGGAATTTTGATCCacacaagtttagatggaaagtGTGCGCTCCTGTTAAGGTCAAAGTCTTTAGTTGGATGGCAGCCttgaacaaaataaatactataaaCAATTTGCAGAGAATGAATCCTAGTCAAGTTTTCTTTCTGACTTGGTGTGTTCTATGTAAGAAAAATTCTGAGTCGGCAGATCACATTCTATTCATAGTGAT
The genomic region above belongs to Humulus lupulus chromosome 1, drHumLupu1.1, whole genome shotgun sequence and contains:
- the LOC133792241 gene encoding protein HUA2-LIKE 2-like — protein: MAPSRRKGVSKAAAAAAARRQWKVGDLVLAKVKGFPAWPATVSEPEKWGYPADWKKVLVYFFGTQQIAFCNPADVEAFTEEKKQTLLVKRHGKGADFVRAVQEIIDSYEKLKNQDQSDDFNSEGVTHMNGGNSVDSSAILGSKDHHEAPEATLDSRFNSSSCIADGNDPSLPVEDTSATAPVDAVCEKEEPTDTATVTETPLRTINSSRKRSKDLSLQSGVLQREPIVRRSRTSSRLESRKLRGSIVQCNDNSKIAGNISASVVREGLLRRNKQRRKSADASECDDVDLSTFVSSGSIEDNGSEIVTVESDTFSFNEGSTIDSGCKIEHSGTLVGCLEGDVELTKGFDLQIKAVVVKKKRKPSRKRVSNDALEPTITVDKEAGVQSTSESSHSVCEKMNGSCPKEDGDEHLPLVKRARVRMGEPSSLKEPNSLSTSEENTQKDAVVQIVGAIGKSMNCDDPIERDSLMTSAASVASPSHNCSQFCGSKPHTWKANKDQSFGCSVDGESALPPSKRLHRALEAMSANAAEEVQSCKDASMDMNILPNGNFNSLTSTSPDMTIESKTVNDMVLPNVDSIGCNAQEVDDSGLDTTFNPSSGKNTELSLEMDLNNRRVESSVIQNSKSGEESFLNSGNHADGNNTCDGSDGGEAAATPVQTQSSRLLLSSPDRKESDVRSVQGSEEELLLPEKKCDTKSIESIDYKSEKSQNEYDVCEPTAMNMDPNSGTHDGIGEISPQSCVGVLQLNTESISDENNRSTEPPPDDNREENDMSEVVMDALHEHKPKDSSSLPFPNNDLDDGLVNNLSPSLTDGGDSLPQASPPNAPFGHVSISDHSSFLQNNSSCGPDVHLHHKITLHPPVVDGEEKYDSMVTQRPKSVGKHAESNAALSSFEAMLGTLTRTKESIGRATRVAIDCAKLGVSSKVVDILARCLETESSLHRRVDLFFLVDSIAQCSRGMKGDVGGLYPSAFQAMLPRLLVAAAPPGNSAYENRRQCLKVLRLWLERKILPESVIRRHMRELDYHGPGSTSGPFSRRSMRTERSLDDPLREMEGMLVDEYGSNSSFQLPGFCMPSMLKDEGEGSDSDGGSFEAVTPEHSPEACGDHETTPAMEKHRHILEDVDGELEMEDVAPCESELNSSSCATGVVVAPQISQNQFEQHFSLTFAPPLPQDVPPSSPPLPSSPPPPPPPPPPPPSIAPPCVVPDHYANGMDSKLYHDNIQDTMVQSVTQQSSAPRINQPISDSVHYHASDCRDPQRQIADSFPGHNYHSKGYPLRPPHPPPSNQFSYVSGEQHFKPRREATPPHSYSNRYHFSQSWDRENFYNNHERIKQAPHELHDNWRLPPHSFSGPQYPGKGKSYGPAPFVGPPSEPNQGWRFPPRSMSHRHSMPYRPPREGPIPVAGPNFWRPR